Proteins encoded within one genomic window of Conchiformibius steedae:
- the rpmH gene encoding 50S ribosomal protein L34: MKRTYQPSVTKRKRTHGFLVRSKTRGGRAVLAARRAKGRKRLAV, from the coding sequence ATGAAACGCACTTACCAACCTTCTGTTACCAAACGCAAACGCACCCACGGCTTTTTGGTACGTTCCAAAACCCGTGGCGGTCGCGCCGTATTGGCTGCGCGCCGTGCCAAAGGTCGCAAACGCTTGGCGGTGTAA